The Hemiscyllium ocellatum isolate sHemOce1 chromosome 17, sHemOce1.pat.X.cur, whole genome shotgun sequence genome has a segment encoding these proteins:
- the LOC132823720 gene encoding nuclear receptor coactivator 5-like produces the protein MSTWIKPRGGPSHRPSPDGSSYATAEYNVPSASLPSILSTRQDLERDRSPLGAERVDPYRTQEVLEYYGGYTEPYSTEDYNYTWSEDSCRQEDSRRDELYQQFYREIEDDYNKEKHADCVVIALSKQQGDYAKLVGRRVQELGLLVDLVYLKLELALDTALKDVREEGSPFCVVVGGEHQSLSSCTVIILYAGHKEHRNMPLEDALDLISREHQRIFGETLEKERLEIAHKAANLADDYLHRESYDESHVVPSSIRHLLFLLGDGKHLYAEELQKVVDYLNKRKEALEGEANSNWQNYQEGGTELYQWPHDPSLAQQPTGTEGYYDVGSVPQPSSKPKPLLPTPGRPPLLGHAPLAQKKPPLLGDRPIRALLPAPGHPLKLGARLQLQ, from the exons ATGTCTACTTGGATAAAACCGAGGGGAGGTCCATCACACAGACCCAGCCCAGATGGAAG TTCATATGCAACAGCGGAATACAATGTTCCAAGTGCATCCTTACCGAG TATCCTTTCAACTCGACAAGATCTAGAGCGAGACCGATCACCTTTAGGAGCTGAAAGAGTTGATCCCTACAG GACTCAGGAAGTGTTGGAATATTATGGTGGCTATACTGAGCCTTACAGTACAGAGGATTACAACTACACCTGGAGCG AAGATAGTTGCAGACAAGAAGACAGTCGCCGAGATGAGCTTTATCAGCAGTTCTACAGAGAGATAGAGGATGACTACAACAAAGAAAAACATGCTGACTGTGTAGTTATAGCACTAAGCAAGCAACAGGG GGATTATGCCAAACTGGTAGGGCGACGAGTCCAAGAACTGGGGCTTCTCGTGGATCTTGTGTATCTTAAATTAGAGTTGGCTCTTGATACTGCTTTGAAAGATGTTCGAGAAGAAGGTTCCCCATTTTGTGTTGTCGTTGGAGGAGAGCACCAGTCTCTTTCTTCATGCACAGTGATTATTTTGTATGCAGGCCACAAAG aacATCGTAATATGCCTTTGGAAGATGCTTTGGACCTGATTTCACGTGAACACCAACGCATTTTTGGTGAAACTCTGGAAAAAGAACGCCTTGAGATTGCACACAAAGCAGCTAATTTGGCCGATGATTATCTTCATCGTGAGTCTTACGATGAAAGTCACGTTGTGCCCAGCAGCATTCGACATCTCCTTTTCCTGCTGGGTGACGGAAAGCATCTGTATGCTGAGGAGCTTCAAAAGGTGGTTGATTATTTGAACAAAAGAAAAGAGGCCCTTGAAGGAG AAGCAAACAGTAATTGGCAAAACTATCAGGAAGGAGGAACTGAGCTTTATCAGTGGCCACATGATC CTTCTCTTGCTCAACAGCCCACTGGAACTGAAGGTTATTATGATGTTGGCAGTGTTCCACAGCCCTCCAGCAAGCCTAAACCCCTCCTTCCAACACCAGGCAGACCACCTCTTTTGGGTCATGCTCCTCTTGCTCAGAAAAAACCTCCACTTTTGGGTGATCGACCAATCCGGGCTCTTCTGCCTGCTCCAG GTCATCCTTTAAAACTAGGTGCTAGACTCCAGCTGCAGTAA